The following proteins are encoded in a genomic region of Zea mays cultivar B73 chromosome 9, Zm-B73-REFERENCE-NAM-5.0, whole genome shotgun sequence:
- the LOC100272714 gene encoding uncharacterized protein LOC100272714 has product MAKPSVQTHFVLDAMAAERVKVAENWERALDSLENMNQRLGKFAKVQRQLVEQSEVAAQAAKQAAKERSVLSRQVEESGQLLARVQLESMAAETEKSRRSGSTSPSSRSSPPVQVRKGPQKGVQINPLPEMSFPKFDGANPRVWLDKCLDYFHIFKVSEAMWVQVASLHLEGIAARWFHVHRLKQRTGWNHFTRDVLNKFGADEYPKAMRRLMGLRQTGSLDEFVRAFEEARYMVSLHNPKLGEVLFVTQFIWGLEYDLQGAVQSQMPTTLDRAVLIAKLQDELNDQYKGRSTRSVFQSRSSSTAVKAKAISGTTGKGCMKVRGLLKNKVTLLLSIHSGSPTCFINKNLVARARLSAVSCPPARFTLANGESLTSDLLVPQLAWCANGHTFHTDMRVLDLGPYDAILGYDWLKSHSPMECDWANKVLVFHDAGVEVTLKGDDDNIKKEVQEVSAICHKC; this is encoded by the coding sequence ATGGCGAAGCCTTCCGTACAGACTCATTTCGTCTTGGACGCGATGGCCGCGGAGAGGGTGAAAGTCGCGGAGAACTGGGAGCGGGCGTTGGATTCGTTGGAGAACATGAATCAGCGCCTGGGAAAGTTCGCCAAGGTCCAGCGCCAGTTGGTGGAGCAGTCGGAGGTCGCGGCGCAGGCGGCCAAGCAGGCGGCGAAGGAGCGTTCTGTTCTGTCGCGTCAAGTGGAGGAATCTGGGCAGCTGCTGGCGCGGGTACAGCTGGAATCCATGGCGGCGGAGACGGAGAAGTCCAGGAGGAGCGGATCCACCAGCCCGTCATCTAGGTCTTCACCCCCTGTTCAGGTACGGAAGGGTCCTCAGAAGGGTGTTCAGATCAATCCACTGCCTGAGATGTCATTCCCAAAGTTTGATGGTGCTAATCCGAGAGTTTGGTTGGACAAGTGTTTGGATTACTTCCATATTTTCAAGGTTTCTGAAGCTATGTGGGTACAAGTGGCGTCTCTGCACTTGGAAGGGATTGCTGCTCGCTGGTTTCACGTGCATAGACTGAAACAGAGGACGGGGTGGAATCATTTTACTCGGGATGTGTTGAACAAGTTTGGCGCAGACGAGTATCCAAAGGCGATGAGGAGATTGATGGGTCTCAGGCAGACGGGGTCACTGGACGAGTTTGTGCGGGCGTTCGAGGAAGCACGGTACATGGTATCGCTGCATAACCCAAAGTTGGGTGAGGTGCTCTTTGTCACTCAGTTTATTTGGGGTCTGGAGTATGATTTGCAAGGGGCGGTGCAATCTCAGATGCCCACCACTTTGGATCGAGCAGTACTAATTGCCAAGTTGCAGGATGAACTGAATGATCAATACAAAGGAAGGTCGACAAGGTCAGTGTTCCAGTCGAGGTCCTCGTCCACAGCAGTCAAGGCCAAGGCGATCAGTGGTACTACTGGTAAAGGGTGCATGAAGGTGCGGGGTCTTTTGAAGAACAAAGTTACGTTGCTGTTGTCAATTCATTCCGGGAGTCCTACTTGCTTTATCAACAAGAATCTGGTGGCTCGGGCTCGTTTGTCTGCTGTTTCTTGTCCTCCAGCCAGGTTCACATTGGCAAATGGCGAGTCCCTAACGTCGGATTTGTTGGTTCCTCAGCTTGCCTGGTGCGCAAATGGCCACACGTTCCACACTGATATGAGAGTGTTGGATCTGGGACCGTATGACGCCATCTTGGGTTATGACTGGCTGAAATCACATAGCCCTATGGAATGtgattgggcaaacaaggtcttGGTCTTTCATGATGCAGGGGTGGAGGTTACTTTGAAAGGGGATGATGATAATATCAAGAAGGAGGTGCAGGAGGTTTCAGCCATTTGCCACAAGTGTTGA
- the LOC103639139 gene encoding probable nucleolar protein 5-2 isoform X1, with translation MLVLFETPAGFALFKVLDEGKLDKVEDLWKEFTTSDSARKVVELKAFNKFENTSDALSAATLIIDSKPSKGLRKFLQKHCEGETLAVADSKLGNAIKEKLKIDCLHNSAVMELMRGLRNQLTELITGLGAQDLGPMSLGLSHSLSRYKLKFSPEKVDTMIIQAIGLLDDLDKELNTYAMRVREWYGWHFPELTKIVTDNIQYAKVVKMMGNRVNAVNLDFSEILSDEELETQLKEAAVISMGTEVSDLDLSNIRELCDQVLALSEYRAQLYDYLRSRMNTIAPNLTALVGELVGARLIAHGGSLLNLAKQPGSTIQILGAEKALFRALKTKHSTPKYGLIYHASLIGKASQKHKGKISRSLAAKTALAIRYDALGDGEDNSIGTESRLKLETRLQVLEGRELGKSAGSTKGKPKIEVYEKDRKKGTGALTTPAKTYNPAADLVLTEETPKKSELASKKRKHNEVETEPLAEPAEEAIQEDGDQEDRKKKKKKNKESKEAPAGEGDGEKKKKKKSKEVEEEPVVAAASEVKKKKKKSDADGEDVAMQTEESGKKEKKKKKKAC, from the exons ATGTTGGTGCTCTTCGAGACCCCCGCGGGGTTCGCCCTATTCAAGGTGCTCGACGAGGGGAAGCTCGACAAGGTCGAG GATCTATGGAAGGAGTTCACGACGTCGGACTCAGCGAGAAAG GTGGTCGAGCTGAAGGCTTTCAACAAGTTTGAGAACACATCTGATGCCCTATCCGCGGCAACCCTGATTATTGATAGCAAGCCTAGCAAGGGTCTGCGCAAGTTCTTGCAGAAACATTGTGAGGGTGAAACATTAGCAGTAGCTGATTCTAAGCTTGGAAATGCTATAAAAGAAAAGCTG AAAATTGACTGCCTTCACAATAGTGCTGTGATGGAGCTGATGAGAGGACTGAGAAATCAGCTTACCGAGCTTATAACTGGGTTGGGTGCACAAGACCTTGGTCCAATGAGCTTGGGATTGTCCCACAGCTTGTCTAGGTATAAGCTGAAGTTCAGCCCTGAGAAG GTTGATACAATGATCATTCAAGCCATTGGATTATTGGATGATCTTGACAAGGAGCTTAACACTTATGCCATGAGAGTTCGTGAATGGTATGGCTGGCACTTTCCAGAGCTCACCAAAATAGTTACAGATAATATACAGTATGCCAAAGTTGTGAAGATGATGGGCAACAGAGTTAATGCAGTCAACCTTGACTTCTCTGAG ATATTGTCAGATGAAGAGCTAGAAACACAGCTAAAGGAGGCAGCAGTAATATCCATGGGAACAGAAGTTAGTGACCTTGACTTATCGAATATCAGAGAGCTATGTGATCAAGTGCTGGCCCTTTCTGAGTACAGAGCCCAGCTGTATGACTATTTAAGAAGCAGGATGAACACTATTGCACCAAATTTGACAGCACTGGTGGGTGAATTAGTTGGTGCTCGCCTTATTGCACATGGTGGAAGTTTGTTAAATTTGGCCAAGCAGCCTGGTAGCACAATTCAGATACTTGGTGCAGAGAAG GCTTTATTCAGAGCTCTAAAGACAAAGCATTCTACACCTAAGTATGGCCTCATCTACCATGCATCCTTAATTGGCAAGGCTTCTCAAAAGCACAAGGGAAAAATCTCTCGTTCTCTTGCTGCAAAAACAGCTCTTGCTATCCGGTATGATGCCCTTGGTGATGGTGAGGACAACTCCATTGGCACTGAGAGTCGACTTAAG CTTGAGACACGGCTTCAAGTTCTTGAGGGTAGAGAACTTGGGAAATCTGCTGGTTCCACAAAGGGGAAGCCCAAGATAGAAGTGTATGAAAAGGACCGGAAGAAGGGTACTGGGGCTTTAACAACTCCTGCTAAG ACATATAACCCTGCAGCTGATCTGGTACTCACGGAAGAAACACCAAAGAAGTCAGAATTGGCTTCAAAGAAGAGGAAACATAATGAGGTGGAAACTGAACCATTAGCAGAGCCTGCAGAGGAAGCAATCCAGGAGGATGGTGACCAGGAGGatcggaagaagaagaagaaaaagaacaaggaaagcaAGGAGGCTCCTGCTGGTGAAGGTGATggtgagaagaaaaagaaaaagaagtctAAGGAGGTCGAGGAAGAGCCTGTTGTGGCTGCTGCTTCAGAAgttaagaagaagaaaaagaagtctGACGCTGATGGTGAGGATGTCGCAATGCAAACCGAAGAATCAGGtaagaaagagaagaaaaagaagaaaaaggcGTGCTGA